From Brevibacillus marinus, a single genomic window includes:
- a CDS encoding flagellar hook-basal body protein, with amino-acid sequence MIRGLYTAAAGMFSLQRKQEALSNNLANINTPGYKQDEAVMRSFPEQLIARIRDSQAPDIPGLPNLIGQPVQIGSLHTGVYVSEMIPNFIQGDLVETRAAYDVALTDNLPVDPDGPVVNGKPVQPRLFFSVARLAAGADLDEPVAAADIRYTRNGNWQVNNQGYLVTAEGYYVLDQQNRPIRINGLDDLAGGPIDVGEELKIMPDGQLLRPDPFGPEGTYVPLNPLGPAQRLGIKVIDNPYLLVREGNNVYRWEGAGVPADAADVPELDGLYAVRQGWVERSNVDAARTMTDMLTVLRAYEANQRVITTLDSTLEKAANEIGRVNG; translated from the coding sequence ATGATCAGAGGATTGTACACGGCGGCAGCGGGAATGTTCTCCCTGCAGCGAAAGCAGGAGGCGCTCTCGAACAATCTGGCGAACATCAACACGCCGGGGTACAAGCAGGACGAGGCGGTGATGCGCTCTTTTCCCGAACAGTTGATCGCGCGGATTCGCGATTCACAAGCTCCGGATATTCCGGGCTTGCCCAACCTGATCGGACAGCCGGTACAAATCGGCAGTCTGCATACGGGCGTCTACGTTTCCGAAATGATCCCCAACTTTATCCAGGGAGATCTTGTCGAGACCCGCGCTGCTTACGACGTCGCGCTGACAGATAACCTGCCGGTCGATCCGGATGGGCCGGTGGTCAATGGCAAACCGGTGCAGCCTCGCCTCTTTTTCAGTGTGGCGCGGCTTGCGGCTGGTGCCGATTTGGACGAGCCGGTTGCGGCGGCCGACATTCGCTACACCCGCAATGGCAATTGGCAGGTAAACAACCAGGGGTACCTTGTGACAGCAGAGGGATACTACGTACTGGACCAGCAAAACCGGCCGATCCGGATCAACGGCCTGGATGATTTGGCGGGCGGTCCGATCGACGTGGGGGAAGAGTTGAAAATAATGCCGGACGGCCAGCTGCTGCGGCCGGACCCGTTTGGCCCGGAGGGGACATACGTGCCGCTGAATCCGCTTGGACCGGCACAGCGGCTGGGCATCAAAGTGATAGACAATCCCTATCTGCTCGTCCGTGAAGGGAACAACGTATACCGCTGGGAAGGCGCGGGAGTTCCCGCGGATGCGGCCGACGTCCCGGAACTGGACGGCTTGTACGCTGTCCGCCAGGGCTGGGTGGAACGCTCCAATGTTGACGCGGCGCGGACGATGACCGACATGCTGACCGTCTTGCGCGCATACGAAGCGAACCAACGCGTCATCACCACGCTGGACAGCACGCTGGAAAAAGCGGCCAACGAGATTGGCCGCGTAAACGGATAA